The Nocardia sp. BMG111209 genome includes a window with the following:
- a CDS encoding alpha/beta hydrolase, whose amino-acid sequence MTTFAGDLTTKTNRVSNLVQNMNHFVDSSMDKWKGEAATAAAARSLSHELASNHLSSTVVDLADAFDTYGSQLAGCRSALTAIVDTDVPAAGMTVDDDGNVTAPRVPIQVSGQNTPAVAPLAQQILDAQAASFQARIKGLLAQFSDIEGKAVQAINIVLQELDTYQKTPDAPAARPEIQVILDGKTALPTDPQQLHDFWNTLTPAEKDALWQHDQYLGNRDGIPAVDRDHYNRLKLYDEADRALRADPTLQGKDGDLATVSAALQGSDRYLLQLDTQSGARPHVIIAAGNPDTAGSVTTYVPGTGSRPSQMGGDMGRVDAMRRQARQSGAKDPSVIAWYGYDAPESLPNATQQHYADTAAPALDRFQDGLRVTHDGPASHNIVLGHSYGTTVVGDAAGHGHSLNADSMVLVASPGTTLDGADDANLTGVPHDQVAKHIFATKAANDPIPALYPDSQVARYVPGMGDFNQDPTGPDFGARVFQSDPGSSRWYELGYDGKAHSQYWDHDSKSLIAIGELIAGHDDQAVRGSR is encoded by the coding sequence ATGACCACCTTCGCCGGCGATCTGACGACGAAAACCAATCGCGTTTCGAATCTGGTTCAGAATATGAATCATTTCGTGGATTCCAGCATGGACAAATGGAAGGGAGAGGCGGCGACCGCCGCAGCAGCTCGATCCCTTTCTCACGAACTGGCCAGTAATCACCTCAGCTCCACTGTTGTGGATTTGGCCGATGCTTTCGATACGTATGGGAGTCAGCTGGCGGGGTGCCGCAGCGCGCTCACCGCCATTGTGGATACCGATGTTCCGGCGGCAGGCATGACCGTCGACGATGATGGCAACGTGACCGCGCCCAGGGTACCGATCCAGGTCAGCGGCCAGAACACGCCGGCCGTCGCTCCGCTGGCCCAGCAGATTCTCGATGCTCAAGCGGCGAGCTTCCAGGCACGTATCAAGGGCCTTCTTGCACAGTTCAGCGATATCGAAGGTAAGGCGGTACAGGCGATCAACATCGTCTTACAGGAGCTCGACACCTATCAGAAGACCCCGGACGCACCGGCAGCCCGCCCGGAGATCCAGGTAATTCTCGACGGTAAGACTGCGTTGCCGACCGATCCGCAACAACTGCACGACTTCTGGAACACGCTGACACCTGCGGAAAAGGACGCACTGTGGCAGCACGACCAATATCTCGGAAACCGGGACGGTATCCCGGCAGTGGATCGCGACCACTACAACCGGCTCAAGCTCTACGACGAAGCCGACCGAGCCCTCCGAGCCGACCCCACTCTGCAAGGCAAAGATGGAGACCTGGCCACGGTGAGCGCAGCGCTGCAGGGTTCCGATCGGTATCTGCTGCAACTCGACACGCAAAGCGGAGCGCGGCCACATGTCATTATCGCTGCGGGTAACCCCGACACCGCCGGTTCGGTCACCACCTATGTTCCGGGAACCGGTTCCCGGCCCTCACAAATGGGCGGCGACATGGGCCGGGTCGACGCGATGCGACGACAGGCGCGCCAGAGCGGGGCGAAGGACCCCTCGGTCATCGCGTGGTACGGCTACGACGCTCCCGAGAGCCTCCCCAACGCCACTCAGCAGCACTACGCCGACACCGCGGCGCCCGCACTGGATCGCTTCCAGGACGGGCTGCGAGTCACCCACGATGGCCCGGCCTCACACAACATTGTTCTCGGGCACAGCTACGGCACCACCGTGGTCGGTGACGCGGCTGGGCACGGGCACAGTCTGAATGCCGACTCCATGGTTCTCGTGGCGAGTCCGGGTACGACCCTGGACGGCGCGGATGACGCCAATCTGACTGGTGTGCCGCACGACCAGGTGGCGAAACACATCTTCGCGACGAAGGCCGCCAACGATCCGATCCCGGCACTGTACCCCGACAGCCAGGTCGCTCGATACGTGCCGGGCATGGGTGATTTCAACCAGGATCCCACCGGCCCCGACTTCGGTGCGCGTGTGTTCCAGTCGGATCCGGGAAGCTCCCGCTGGTACGAGTTGGGCTACGACGGTAAGGCACACAGTCAGTACTGGGATCATGAC